One Excalfactoria chinensis isolate bCotChi1 chromosome 19, bCotChi1.hap2, whole genome shotgun sequence genomic window carries:
- the TEKT1 gene encoding tektin-1 isoform X2, with protein sequence MDRQLRAPPKFLSSEWHVANKMQYASTESQKSSSERLVAESQRQVDEIEKTTQKTQSSVNKKIGRDELGLTWFMMKWNRNWSKKLMFCRGLNRCAKYNLEMDLKDKFTALMIDSYCASLTNNTPDVGYPDKTVKTGGNFVSPEDWKYFSNINVEKADKQRNNSVALRVLIDSILSQTANDMCKQREMVNIAFRNRVKEVSDAKHKLETLLAVVMEETASQEMNIVALKKAIADKEGPVKVAQTRLEARNHRPGVELCYDTVQNRLMSEVQEITNNIQRLKDTLALAETELKGLRRRQLSLEEEIQNKADTLYIDEVLCMPMRESVCINNF encoded by the exons atggacaGACAGCTGCGAGCTCCACCCaagtttctttcttcagaatgGCATGTTGCAAACAAGATGCAGTATGCCAGTACAGAGTCTCAGAAATCCAGTTCAGAGCGCTTAGTAGCTGAAAGTCAAAGACAGGTGGATGAAATAGAAAAGACAACTCAGAAAACCCAAAGCAGTGTCAACAAGAAAATAG GCAGAGACGAGCTGGGACTGACTTGGTTTATGATGAAGTGGAACAGGAACTGGTCAAAGAAGTTGATGTTCTGCAGGGG ACTAAACCGTTGCGCAAAATACAACCTGGAGATGGATCTGAAAGACAAGTTCACAGCTTTGATGATTGACAGTTACTGTGCTAGCTTGACAAACAACACTCCTGATGTCGGATACCCtgataaaacagtgaaaacaggaGGAAA ttttgttagCCCCGAAGACTGGAAGTATTTCTCAAACATAAATGTTGAAAAGGCTGACAAGCAGAGAAACAATTCAGTGGCACTAAGGGTGCTGATTGACAGCATCCTCTCCCAGACAGCGAATGACATGTGCAAGCAACGTGAGATGGTGAATATCGCATTTAGAAATAGAGTGAAGGAAGTCAGTGATGCCAAGCACAAGCTAGAGACACTTCTTGCAGTG GTGATGGAGGAGACTGCCTCACAGGAGATGAACATTGTAGCCTTAAAGAAAGCAATTGCTGATAAAGAAGGACCTGTTAAGGTGGCTCAGACCCGCTTGGAAGCAAGAAACCATCGCCCTGGTGTGGAATTATGTTATGACACAGTGCAGAATAGGTTGATGAGTGAAGTTCAAGAGATTACAAACAATATTCAAAG GTTAAAGGACACACTGGCACTGGCTGAAACAGAGCTGAAAGGTCTGAGACGTCGACAGCTTTCCCTGGAGGAGGAGATCCAGAACAAGGCAGATACGTTATACATTGATGAAGTGCTGTGCATGCCAATGAGAGAGTCTGTTTGCATTAACAACTTTTGA
- the TEKT1 gene encoding tektin-1 isoform X1, whose translation MDRQLRAPPKFLSSEWHVANKMQYASTESQKSSSERLVAESQRQVDEIEKTTQKTQSSVNKKIEQRLEEIKFWKQELDNKLEQLVNETEVLLTFEVRLEKALESCKEPLAVSQKCLLNRQRRAGTDLVYDEVEQELVKEVDVLQGVIALLERTLQQTNEQIRLNRCAKYNLEMDLKDKFTALMIDSYCASLTNNTPDVGYPDKTVKTGGNFVSPEDWKYFSNINVEKADKQRNNSVALRVLIDSILSQTANDMCKQREMVNIAFRNRVKEVSDAKHKLETLLAVVMEETASQEMNIVALKKAIADKEGPVKVAQTRLEARNHRPGVELCYDTVQNRLMSEVQEITNNIQRLKDTLALAETELKGLRRRQLSLEEEIQNKADTLYIDEVLCMPMRESVCINNF comes from the exons atggacaGACAGCTGCGAGCTCCACCCaagtttctttcttcagaatgGCATGTTGCAAACAAGATGCAGTATGCCAGTACAGAGTCTCAGAAATCCAGTTCAGAGCGCTTAGTAGCTGAAAGTCAAAGACAGGTGGATGAAATAGAAAAGACAACTCAGAAAACCCAAAGCAGTGTCAACAAGAAAATAG AACAGAGACTGGAAGAAATAAAGTTCTGGAAGCAAGAATTAGATAACAAACTTGAACAACTTGTTAATGAGACAGAGGTACTCTTAACTttcgaggtcaggctggagaaaGCCTTGGAGAGCTGCAAAGAGCCACTTGCAGTTTCCCAGAAGTGTCTCCTGAACAg GCAGAGACGAGCTGGGACTGACTTGGTTTATGATGAAGTGGAACAGGAACTGGTCAAAGAAGTTGATGTTCTGCAGGGGGTGATTGCTTTGCTTGAACGTACATTGCAACAAACCAATGAGCAAATCAG ACTAAACCGTTGCGCAAAATACAACCTGGAGATGGATCTGAAAGACAAGTTCACAGCTTTGATGATTGACAGTTACTGTGCTAGCTTGACAAACAACACTCCTGATGTCGGATACCCtgataaaacagtgaaaacaggaGGAAA ttttgttagCCCCGAAGACTGGAAGTATTTCTCAAACATAAATGTTGAAAAGGCTGACAAGCAGAGAAACAATTCAGTGGCACTAAGGGTGCTGATTGACAGCATCCTCTCCCAGACAGCGAATGACATGTGCAAGCAACGTGAGATGGTGAATATCGCATTTAGAAATAGAGTGAAGGAAGTCAGTGATGCCAAGCACAAGCTAGAGACACTTCTTGCAGTG GTGATGGAGGAGACTGCCTCACAGGAGATGAACATTGTAGCCTTAAAGAAAGCAATTGCTGATAAAGAAGGACCTGTTAAGGTGGCTCAGACCCGCTTGGAAGCAAGAAACCATCGCCCTGGTGTGGAATTATGTTATGACACAGTGCAGAATAGGTTGATGAGTGAAGTTCAAGAGATTACAAACAATATTCAAAG GTTAAAGGACACACTGGCACTGGCTGAAACAGAGCTGAAAGGTCTGAGACGTCGACAGCTTTCCCTGGAGGAGGAGATCCAGAACAAGGCAGATACGTTATACATTGATGAAGTGCTGTGCATGCCAATGAGAGAGTCTGTTTGCATTAACAACTTTTGA